CCAGCGAAGCGTTCACGGTGCCCGTGCGCGCGACCTCGGACACGCGCGAACTCGGCGAACAGGATTACGTGTTCATCACGCTCAAGGCGCATCAGGTCGATGGCGCGCTCGGGCAGATCGCGCCGCTGATCGGCCCGCACACTACCGTGCTGCCGCCGACCACCGGTATTCCGTACTACTTCTTTCATGCGCTGCCCGGACGTTTCGGCGGCACGCAGTTGCCTTCCCTCGACCGTGACGCACGCCAGTGGCGTGTCATGCCGCCGGAGCAGGTGCTCGGCTGCGTCTACTGGATCGGCGCACATGCGAGCGCGCCGGGCGTGATCGTGCAGGACGGCGCGAAAGCGGGCTGTCCGATCGGCGAGCTCGACGGCAGCGACTCCGGGCGCGTGCGCGCGCTGAGCGAATTGTTGTGCGCGAGCGGCATCGACGCGAAGGTGAACAAGGACATCCGTTCGGCGATCTGGGTCAAGTTCGTCAACAGCCTCTCGTTCAATCCCGTCGCGCTGCTCACGCAGGGCGCGCTCGGCGAGATGGCCGAGGCGGGCGGCGCGCTGGCCGTCGTCAAGGCGATGATGTCGGAAGCGGATGCCATCGCCACGCGACTGGGGCTTGCGATCGGTCCGCCGCCCGACAGGCGCATCGCGCTGACGGTGAGCGCGTCGCATCACAGGATGTCGATGCTGCAGGATCTCGAAGCAGGCCGTCCGCTCGAACTCGACCCGCTCGTGCACTCGATCCGCGCACTGCGCGATCTCACGGACGTGGCCACCCCTACCCTCGACATGGTGCTCGCGATGGCGCAACTGCGCGCCGTCACGGCGACGCACGCCCACACGAAACAGGAGCAACACGCATGACGAACCCATCCACCACGGCACCGACGCATGACGACGACGCCTTCAGGCGGCCTCTCGCCGGCGTGAAGGTCGTCGAAGCGTGCAGCTACATCTCCGGCCCGTTCTGCGCGCAGATGCTCGCCGATCTGGGCGCGGACGTCATCAAGGTCGAGCCGCCGTCGGGCGATCCGTATCGGAACTTCGGTCATGGCTGGAAGGGCGTGGGCACCGTCTGGACCAATGCGAATCGCGGCAAGCGCAGCGTCACGCTCGATCTCAAGTCCGCCGACGATCTCGCCCGATTCAAGGTGCTCCTGCGTGATGCCGATCTCTATATCGAGAACTGGCGTCCGCATGTGTCGGCGTCGCTCGGGCTGAGCTTCGAGGCGGTGAGCGCGCTGAATCCGCGCATCGTCCAGCTTTCGATCACCGGTTACGGGCCGGACGGCGAACTCGCCGCGGAACCCGCTTTCGATGCGCTGATCCAGGGTCGCACTGGCCTGCTCAGCTACGAGGCGGCAGGCGGCACGCCGCGCGCCACCAATACGTTCGTGGCGGACAAGGTCGCCGCGATCTTCGCCGCGCAGATGGCGCTGTCCGGACTGATCGCACGAGACCGGGCGCAGAAGGCGATCCATCTGGAGACGTCGATGCTCGACATGCTGTCCTACTACAACTTTCCGGACATGTTCCACAACCGCGCGTTCGTCGACGACGCCTCGCCCGAAACGCTCGCGCCGCAACCGGTGCTCGCGACGAGCGACGGTCATCTGGTGGTGTCGCCGGTGTCGGGCAAGCAGTTGAGCCGGACGCTCGATGCGCTCGGGCATCCGGAATGGAAGGATGAACTGAAGAAGATCACCAGCAAGCGCGACATGACGCACGCGTTCTTCGAGCGCATCGCGGGGCCGCTCAGACAGAAGACGACGGCGCACTGGCTCGCGCGCTTTCGTGAACTCGACGTGCCCGCTGGTCCCGTCAACGTGCCCGACGCGCATCTGAACGACCCGCAGGTGTTGCACAACCGGCTTTACTCGCAACTCGAAACGCCCACCGGCACGGTGCGGGCGATCCGCTATCCGGCGCGCTTCAACGGACATCTGTTCGAACCGCGCCGGGCCGCGCCCGCGCTCGGCGAAGGCAATGCCGACCTGCTCGGCTCGTGAACCGTCGACACGGAGATTCAAGTGCCCATCATGCTGAGCGGCGTCGAAGGCATCCGTGCCTGTCTGGGATTCCACCTCGGTCACAGCGACTGGCTGGAGGTCGATCGGGTCACGATCGAGCGCTTCGAATCGCTGACCGATGAACTCTCGCGGAGCCACATCGGCGAGGACATCGTGCCTTGCGGCGTCATGGTCGCCCTGCTGATTCCGATGCTCGAGGAGATCTACGTGCTCGAGGACACGCTGAATGTGGCGCTGCACAGGATCGAGCAACTGCAGTTCGTTGCGCCCGCGCCGACGGGCTCGGGTCTGCGCGTCGGCGCGACGGTCAGGGCCGTTCAGCCGGTGGGCGACCACTGGCATCTGAATCTCGAATGCGTGATGGAATGCGATGCCCTGGCGCAACCCGTGTTGCGCGCGAACGTGACGTATCGGTTCCGATCCGCTTCCGTGGCGGGCATGCCGCATCTGTCCTTGTGCAGGCCCGACCTGAGCTGCCGATGAGGAGATCGCAGCCGAATCGCATAACCGGGCAATCAGTTTATTAAGCAGGATACCAAAGTAAATAGTCTAAAAATATGAGACATGGAGACAGAGATGAAATACTGGAGATGGCCGTCCGCGGTGGCGGTGTTGTTGGTGTCAGCGCATGCATCGGCGCAAAGCAATGTGCTGATTTACGGCATCATCGATTACGGGCTGAACTTCGTCAACAATGCGCAGACCGCCGCACCGGGCGGGCGCACGGGCAGCCATCAGTACGCGATGAGCAGCAGCATCATGCAGGGCAACCGGCTCGGATTCCGCGGCACTGAAGACCTCGGCGGAGGCTATCAGGCGATCTTCGTGCTGGAGAACGGCTTCGATATCGGCACGGGCTCGCTGGCGCAAGGCGGTAACCTGTTCGGCCGGCAGGCCTATGTCGGGCTCGCGTCGCCCTACGGCACGGTGACGATCGGCCGCCAGTACGACTCGGCCGTGGATTACATCGGGCCGCTCACCGGCGCGGTCGGCAACGGCACCTACGCGCTGCATGGCAACGAC
The Caballeronia sp. NK8 genome window above contains:
- a CDS encoding ketopantoate reductase family protein codes for the protein MQRICIFGGGAIGGYLAAHLARAGRCEVSVVARGRTLDAIRRHGLSVKTASEAFTVPVRATSDTRELGEQDYVFITLKAHQVDGALGQIAPLIGPHTTVLPPTTGIPYYFFHALPGRFGGTQLPSLDRDARQWRVMPPEQVLGCVYWIGAHASAPGVIVQDGAKAGCPIGELDGSDSGRVRALSELLCASGIDAKVNKDIRSAIWVKFVNSLSFNPVALLTQGALGEMAEAGGALAVVKAMMSEADAIATRLGLAIGPPPDRRIALTVSASHHRMSMLQDLEAGRPLELDPLVHSIRALRDLTDVATPTLDMVLAMAQLRAVTATHAHTKQEQHA
- a CDS encoding CaiB/BaiF CoA-transferase family protein — encoded protein: MTNPSTTAPTHDDDAFRRPLAGVKVVEACSYISGPFCAQMLADLGADVIKVEPPSGDPYRNFGHGWKGVGTVWTNANRGKRSVTLDLKSADDLARFKVLLRDADLYIENWRPHVSASLGLSFEAVSALNPRIVQLSITGYGPDGELAAEPAFDALIQGRTGLLSYEAAGGTPRATNTFVADKVAAIFAAQMALSGLIARDRAQKAIHLETSMLDMLSYYNFPDMFHNRAFVDDASPETLAPQPVLATSDGHLVVSPVSGKQLSRTLDALGHPEWKDELKKITSKRDMTHAFFERIAGPLRQKTTAHWLARFRELDVPAGPVNVPDAHLNDPQVLHNRLYSQLETPTGTVRAIRYPARFNGHLFEPRRAAPALGEGNADLLGS
- a CDS encoding acyl dehydratase; its protein translation is MLSGVEGIRACLGFHLGHSDWLEVDRVTIERFESLTDELSRSHIGEDIVPCGVMVALLIPMLEEIYVLEDTLNVALHRIEQLQFVAPAPTGSGLRVGATVRAVQPVGDHWHLNLECVMECDALAQPVLRANVTYRFRSASVAGMPHLSLCRPDLSCR